The Halostagnicola larsenii XH-48 region AGCGACGCAGTCACCGCAAAGTGATTCGCGAGGTGAACGCCGTCGGCTTCCTCCGTCGAACAGACTGGACAGGCGTATCCCATAGCCGTCCGTACGCCAGCCAGCGGTAAAATCGCCACGTCTCGACGATACCAGAACGACCAGAGCAGTCAGTCGATCCGCGACGGCTACACCAGGTCTCAGGCGAGCACAAACGGGTCGCCCGCCGTCACTCGAGGTCGTAGATCATCACGATAGCATCCTCGTCGTTGTCGTAGTAGTCCGGAACGCGCCGCAGCGGATCGAATCCGAACGAGCGGTACAGCCGCCTCGCATCGTTGTTTGACGGGCGCACCTCGAGTTTTATCGAGTCCGCGTCGTACGCGCTGAGTACCGACAGCGCTCGCGTGAGCAACGCCGAGCCGATACCCGCTTCCCGATAGTCCGGGTGAACGGCGATATCCTTGACGTGTCCCAGATTACGGCCGTAGTTCGGCGTCACGTCGGACACGACGTACCCCACGATAGATCGATTATCGATGGCGACCAGAAATCCCGGTTCGCCGAGAAACGTCTCGAACGCATTGTGGGGCCACGGTTGGGAAAACGACGCGTTCTCGATCCGAACGACCGCGAGCAAGTCCGCCCGTTGAGCCTGTCGGATCGAGAGGCTGTCTCCCCCCTCTGGAACAGGGGCCGTCATGGACGTGAGTATCACATCGAACCATAAAAACGAACCGTCGAGCGACCGACGCTTCCAGCACCGCCGGAATCCCTTCGAATACGTTCGTTTCAATCAACACCAGTGCGGTTAGCGAGCGATCACCGCCAATTCAACCTGGTCCCTCTAGTTATCGGCAGATCCATCCTCGACGCGCTGTGCATATTCCTCGAGTTCTCCCGCCAGTTCTCGAGCCTGCTCGGGACCTAACTGCAGTTCGACCGTATGTGCTGGAAAGTATTCCTCCGCTCGATTATCCAGTTCGACCTGCAACTGAACGTCGTCGGGATCCTCGCGATCAGCGGTCGCGTTTACGACGGCTACCGACTCGAACTCGAACTCGTACCCAGTTGCGATCGCGTCGACGTAATCCAACGTGGTGTGTGCAGTGACCGACAGCAAACGGTTCGCCATAGGTCGCGTATGACCACGAATCCACTTAGCCGCCGCGGCTTCGAACGAGCCTCGAGCACGCCGCGAAAATTTGGTGACGGTCGCTCCAGTCAAAATCGCAGGACTCGAGTCGCTTTGGTGGGAAAGATAGAAACCGAGATAGCGGCTATCCTTTCCGCCACGAGCGAGTACGGGTATCGCTTGCACCCGAAGTCGAACTTATGGGCGTGTCGCTCATATGGGTGGACATGAGCTACAATTCGCGAACCAAACTCGGCAGACGACAGCACGTTTCGGCCGACCTCGCGACGGAATTTCGCCGAACGGAGGGGTACCATGACTAAGACCGAATGCGCGACGGAGCCGACAGAAGACGACGACCGCGACGATAGCCATCTCGACGATGTCGAGGTCGGTGCTGGCTGTACAGAAATCTGGGAGCACCTCGCTGAAAAGCGCGACGAGTGAGAGAGACGGCGGAACAGGAACTTTTTGACGATCTGTCTCCTATCATGTTGTCATGAGCGATAATCGGCGTGGCGATCAACCATACGAAGACACTGACCGGTCCGTTCCAACGGACCGCAAATCGCCCGTTGGAGCACCTGTCATTCGAGGCGACGAATCTGTCGCCGGCAACCGCGCCGAAAAAGCCGTCCAATTCGACCCTGACGACCCAGATAGTCTGGCCGAGGCTGCCGAAACGGTCAGACAGTTCGCAGCCGGAAACACGACGGGCGATCACCTCTATATGCTTCGCGGAGCCGCTGCATGTGCCGCACTCGTCCGTGGTGAAGGCTCGTACAAAGCCGCTGCAGAGCGCGCTCGTGATGGGCTCGAAGAGATACAGCAACCCGACGAGGACGAACCCGAAGCCGCGACCGTTTCGTTCATTCGAAAGTGGGCCCGCGTACACGACCTTCCCCGATCAGTACGACGGCAAGTCGCGCTCGGCCAGATCGCACCGACCGCGGCCAAACACATCGCACGCGTTTCCGGCGAATCTCGCCTCCTCCTTGCCTGGGCCACACTCGACGGCGACCTCACCGTTCGACAGGTCCGAAGCGTGGCGAGTACGATCAACGATGGCACACCCATCAACCAGGCGCTCGCGGAGTACGACGTCCAGTTAGGAACCCTCGAGTTGACACTCCCGCCGGTTATCTACCGCGATCTACGCCAA contains the following coding sequences:
- a CDS encoding DUF7119 family protein, whose translation is MSDNRRGDQPYEDTDRSVPTDRKSPVGAPVIRGDESVAGNRAEKAVQFDPDDPDSLAEAAETVRQFAAGNTTGDHLYMLRGAAACAALVRGEGSYKAAAERARDGLEEIQQPDEDEPEAATVSFIRKWARVHDLPRSVRRQVALGQIAPTAAKHIARVSGESRLLLAWATLDGDLTVRQVRSVASTINDGTPINQALAEYDVQLGTLELTLPPVIYRDLRQQASLEGRRAGEIVADALEEQLD
- the rimI gene encoding ribosomal protein S18-alanine N-acetyltransferase, which produces MTAPVPEGGDSLSIRQAQRADLLAVVRIENASFSQPWPHNAFETFLGEPGFLVAIDNRSIVGYVVSDVTPNYGRNLGHVKDIAVHPDYREAGIGSALLTRALSVLSAYDADSIKLEVRPSNNDARRLYRSFGFDPLRRVPDYYDNDEDAIVMIYDLE
- a CDS encoding DUF6360 family protein, translated to MANRLLSVTAHTTLDYVDAIATGYEFEFESVAVVNATADREDPDDVQLQVELDNRAEEYFPAHTVELQLGPEQARELAGELEEYAQRVEDGSADN